The following are encoded together in the Malaya genurostris strain Urasoe2022 chromosome 3, Malgen_1.1, whole genome shotgun sequence genome:
- the LOC131436274 gene encoding uncharacterized protein LOC131436274: MTSPKNCTNLATGAPIGSGNSNQIPSALAVANRILRSPSHESFSTDLSLISISVSSMASEATSVLNRSSCSLLTKTMEDKLSNLLLKDAKRNRSSTLTEKWSESNDLIRNCATLSAALGIHKSFSTTDIYQLPSDQHNLGGRLSTSELALTPFQKAGYLFDHPRLDHTSRSYSTWVAVGELASTSQLPSPHGGQSSNQVPTICNTTPTPSFTVSDLISSVNKKIRQNYIRRRLYTTYRAIERLSQSEFNLDRLEAAAFAANNFSSPGPTELIVPNTHASASPIAGKSANLDSHPVATSSASPAAVHARKPSSSGKSHAKKNLTFLDIESERGKPLSKYERHMLIFNWLHTIDDSPIEIDN; this comes from the exons ATGACGTCACCGAAGAATTGCACAAACTTAGCGACTGGCGCACCAATTGGGAGCGGTAACTCCAACCAAATTCCATCAGCCCTTGCTGTGGCGAACCGTATTCTACGTTCCCCTTCTCATGAAAGCTTCTCAACCGACTTGTCACTAATATCCATTTCCGTCTCATCAATGGCATCTGAAGCTACGAGTGTTTTAAATCGATCCAGCTGCAGTCTGCTGACGAAAACGATGGAAGATAAACTCAGTAATCTGCTATTGAAGGATGCCAAGCGCAACCG CTCATCCACCTTAACGGAAAAGTGGAGCGAAAGCAACGATCTGATCCGCAACTGTGCCACCCTCTCGGCTGCCCTTGGCATTCATAAGAGCTTCAGCACTACCGATATCTATCAGTTGCCGTCCGATCAACACAATCTTGGCGGAAGACTTTCCACCTCTGAACTTGCATTAACACCGTTCCAAAAGGCtggttatttattcgaccatccCCGTTTGGATCACACCTCTCGCTCGTACTCAACCTGGGTTGCAGTGGGCGAGTTAGCTTCAACCTCACAGCTGCCTTCACCTCATGGTGGACAATCTTCCAACCAAGTTCCAACGATTTGTAATACGACTCCAACGCCCAGCTTTACCGTTTCCGATTTAATTAGCTCGGTGAACAAGAAAATTCGCCAAAACTACATCCGCCGACGACTATACACTACCTATCGGGCAATCGAAAGACTGTCCCAAAGTGAATTCAACCTGGATCGATTGGAAGCGGCAGCATTTGCGGCGAACAATTTCAGCAGTCCTGGTCCAACGGAGCTCATAGTACCAAATACCCACGCTTCCGCCTCGCCAATCGCCGGTAAATCCGCAAATCTTGACAGTCACCCGGTCGCAACCAGTTCTGCTAGTCCTGCTGCTGTTCACGCGCGAAAGCCTTCTTCCAGTGGCAAGTCACATGCAAAGAAAAATCTCACATTTTTAGATATTGAAAGTGAGCGGGGTAAACCATTATCCAAATATGAACGGCACATGTTGATTTTCAACTGGTTGCACACTATTGATGATTCGCCTATCGAAATTGATAACTGA